A window from Drosophila nasuta strain 15112-1781.00 chromosome 3, ASM2355853v1, whole genome shotgun sequence encodes these proteins:
- the LOC132789847 gene encoding mitochondrial sodium/calcium exchanger protein-like: MKIPYEMRCNFIKTTKSCDYFLGVTNYLKFVECSKKDTSRIDEILSCCGLAVLFFYLVLFVAIVADRFYSPALKATAKKMHMSEHLAGVTLLAVGNSTSDFMGQMQSTHIDQVFTYMMANAILVTLISGGLVCYLWPTQLPKYETVRTLLFFMLGAVSVEYMYTTDSSISAIECSLIIFLYIVYLIIEIIEGYIEKVADRGIVILESRMQYSHAPRSPRSTSIRRSSTSFSSKEKERNTINTQATRMVDYRVANPKNELLLEGFVETIQPIEEEYWRNSGYAVRVALLILAPLVFFCKLLMPIVNLESRRHGWSKLLNCIQIVITPLFVTGVVSMRFSLVMCFQLLITVPVALAVFKNSRTDLPPPYHFGFVILSYVGSILLLYICTNEMNEILNVVGLVFGLSAEFIASTISCWGSSMCTIVINCVLAQHGYGAMAIAASYAGPYFSFIMAMGFVPAYRHVLGTYSGSANGFYLVAYVFLIISLSSSLIWSLLFNFYGRRSVGIYNFIIYMLYIIYCALCEMELIHSYALDSEIKIV; encoded by the exons ATGAAAATACCCTATGAAATGCGTTGCAACTTTATAAAGACAACGAAAAGTTGTGACTATTTTTTGGGTGTTACAAATTACCTCAAGTTTGTCGAGTGTAGTAAAAAGGATACCTCGCGTATTGATGAAATATTATCCTGTTGTGGACTGGCCGTTCTTTTCTTCTACTTGGTGCTGTTCGTTGCCATTGTTGCCGATCGATT TTACAGTCCTGCTCtaaaggcaacagcaaagaAAATGCATATGAGCGAGCATTTGGCTGGTGTAACCTTGCTGGCCGTTGGCAACAGTACCTCTGACTTTATGGGTCAAATGCAGAGCACACATATAGATCAGGTATTCACGTATATGATGGCGAATGCCATACTCGTCACACTCATCTCTGGCGGACTCGTTTGCTATCTGTGGCCCACCCAGTTGCCCAAGTATGAGACTGTACGGACTCTTCTATTCTTCATGCTGGGCGCCGTTTCTGTGGAGTATATGTACACAACTGATTCCAGCATATCGGCGATCGAATGCTCTT TAAttatctttttatatattgtttatttgattatCGAAATTATCGAGGGATATATTGAAAAAGTTGCCGACCGCGGCATTGTCATCCTGGAGTCGAGGATGCAATATTCACATGCTCCTCGATCCCCAAGATCGACATCCATTCGTCGCTCCTCCACATCGTTCAGTTCCAAGGAAAAGGAACGCAACACCATCAACACTCAGGCCACACGAATGGTGGACTATCGCGTGGCAAATCCAAAGAACGAACTTCTCCTCGAAGGCTTCGTAGAGACTATACAGCCTATCGAAGAAGAGTATTGGCGCAATTCTGGATATGCCGTACGCGTTGCCCTCCTCATACTTGCTCCCTTGGTGTTCTTTTGCAAGTTGCTGATGCCGATTGTGAATTTGGAGAGCAGACGCCACGGCTGGTCAAAGCTGCTCAACTGCATCCAAATCGTAATCACGCCGCTGTTTGTCACCGGTGTGG TGTCAATGAGATTTTCACTCGTAATGTGCTTTCAACTTTTAATAACCGTTCCGGTTGCTTTGGCTGTATTCAAAAACTCCCGCACGGATTTGCCACCGCCTTATCATTTT GGTTTCGTCATCCTTAGCTACGTTGGATCCATTCTGTTGCTCTACATTTGCACTAacgaaatgaatgaaatattgaATGTGGTTGGATTAGTTTTCGGATTGTCGGCTGAATTCATTGCCTCTACCATCAGTTGTTGGGGCTCCTCGATGTGTACGATTGTCATCAACTGTGTTCTCGCTCAGCATGGCTACGGTGCCATGGCCATTGCCGCCAGTTACGCTGGTCCCTATTTCA GTTTTATTATGGCCATGGGTTTCGTACCCGCTTATCGGCATGTTTTGGGCACTTACAGTGGCTCGGCTAACGGCTTTTATCTGGTTGCTTATGTCTTTCTTATTATCTCTCTATCGAGCTCCTTGATTTGGTCACTGCTATTTAATTTCTATGGACGTCGCTCGGTTGGTATCTACAACTTTATAATCTACATGCTGTACATTATTTATTGTGCTCTATGCGAAATGGAACTTATACATTCTTATGCTCTGGACTCTGAAATCAAAATTGTCTAA